A genomic window from Anoplolepis gracilipes chromosome 6, ASM4749672v1, whole genome shotgun sequence includes:
- the LOC140666629 gene encoding uncharacterized protein isoform X3 — MIKNRVVGKWREWFGNDGPTPSLSPQDILNIDKTIGNRIPGYPGLFLDLSSISFDPKQDWGVRVGNWYIIRKVTGNYNSDSDSDEWDIRPLLPNLPSPPMFGIDWTPNIHEFEIPKTTQLPTNTPKIDLTTPRQQTSQTVSQTESVLTESTVTLAEPIPFTTQLTATSTDSIAASSEEILTSTESTSSITNDESVTISTESILTSTETITVSIESTVPSTESAVTSTESIIPSIDTMLNSTESIVTSIESTAIVTESTATSTEEIITSTITELPDRTTSTELILPVFNKKIEDNETVNIRTTKKPRPASAEVITF; from the exons atgataaaaaatcgAGTTGTAGGAAAATGGCGAGAGTGGTTCGGGAACGATGGTCCAACTCCGAGTCTCTCACCGCAGGATATTCTCAACATTGATAAAACTATAGGAAATCGAATACCTGGTTATCCAGGCTTATTCTTGGATTTGT cTAGCATATCCTTCGACCCAAAACAAGATTGGGGTGTTCGAGTTGGTAACTGGTACATCATCCGGAAAGTTACAGGAAACTACAATTCAGATAGCGACTCAGATGAGTGGGACATAAGACCTCTGCTACCAAACCTGCCATCGCCTCCCATGTTCGGGATCGATTGGACGCCTAATATACACGAATTCGAGATTCCAAAAACCACGCAACTTCCAACAAATACGCCGAAGATAGACTTGACGACGCCGCGACAACAGACATCTCAAACTGTTTCTCAGACTGAATCAGTCTTAACTGAATCTACCGTAACTCTTGCCGAACCAATTCCATTCACTACCCAATTAACTGCAACTTCCACAGATTCGATTGCAGCATCGAGCGAAGAAATTCTAACTTCAACTGAATCGACAAGCAGTATAACAAACGATGAATCAGTTACGATATCTACTGAATCAATCTTAACATCTACGGAAACAATTACGGTTTCTATTGAATCAACTGTTCCATCCACTGAGTCTGCAGTGACTTCCACTGAATCAATTATACCATCCATCGACACAATGTTAAATTCTACTGAATCAATTGTAACATCTATCGAATCTACTGCGATTGTCACTGAATCAACTGCAACGTCAACCGAAGAAATCATAACTAGTACTATTACCGAATTGCCCGATCGAACGACGTCCACTGAACTAATTTTACCTGTCTTCAATAAGAAAATAGAAGATAACGAGACTGTCAACATACGTACTACAAAAAAGCCTCGTCCAGCATCTGCTGAAGTCATAACGTTTTAA
- the Rps24 gene encoding small ribosomal subunit protein eS24 isoform X1: MSFLKRYANRARWYVTEGTATIRTRKFMTNRLLCRKQMVVDVIHPGQPSVRKTEIREKLAKMYKVTPDVVFVFGFHTNFGGGKSTGFALIYDTLDFAKKFEPKYRLARHGLFEKQKQTRKQRKERKNRMKKVRGTKKSKVGAASKKVDKLI, from the exons ATGTCTTTTCTCAAACGGTACGCTAACCGAGCAAGATGGTATGTG ACGGAAGGTACAGCTACTATTAGAACGAGAAAGTTTATGACCAATCGGCTCTTATGCCGAAAACAAATG GTCGTAGATGTAATCCATCCTGGTCAACCATCGGTTCGTAAAACCGAAATACGCGAGAAACTAGCTAAAATGTACAAAGTAACTCCAGATGTTGTCTTTGTGTTTGGCTTTCATACCAACTTTGGTGGTGGCAAATCTACTGGATTCGCACTCATCTATGACACTTTGGACTTTGCAAAGAAATTTGAACCTAAGTATAGGTTAGCAAGGCATGGTCTTTTCGAAAAACAAAAGCAAACAAGAAAACAACGCAAAGAACGCAAGAACAGAATGAAGAAAGTTAGAGGTACTAAGAAGAGTAAAGTTGGAGCAGCATCTAAAAAGGTAgataaactaatttaa
- the LOC140666628 gene encoding uncharacterized protein, producing the protein MADNITITHGDKNGNSDYTASLLSTPLFTDFEIQCKPEPCSSVHNPTDEDSAFDEPSTFHIPISIPMIKNPIVLLERCDKIWETLQLIKIVQTEKPIIDDKEENKEEVEYSKEAKQSVSHVTNQSASKSHSTVPLPFKFSVQKTKKLYPCNVCGKQYLERRSLRKHSERVHGITLPLLNKRGRVKNIAQLSKKKDFDKVNPVTNFDSLNNENNLHAKTKFVNTKTISRRSAVLKKFVKCTLCQQQVLSIRKHLIDYHKIGGSSSVVEQLESSLLIENGASSKDKKAISSSENISSKNSSQFAKMDMQDGFRIMDNEVDTSKTSQVKRKRKYKFSYVNAKKRLKLNNERYILTRHESAVTQKQASLNHTNRTSYQCDICLGVYASPRSLYKHRRNHIFRGETKENFHNVKCRYHNSPFNKKNKLLHEKLLSSVSTRTTNNNSKHETFNQNGTVSKINKAIRYNREMDKSNNTTCICGRSFRNPHTLFIHKQSCELSKQEDMSEHTSVNSDSGIGLNITIKKLNNSYEIVGKDNNEDKQKSGIHFKENNLSISNTSDFITKESVNLSARQKESDKSELSNYSRDHSFLKLHVAEDEDAIIDVEDDVQIEFDINTSNKMVTQQDDKIYMSKENNDMENLKNEQVSNEICTLKQMCQNVLVHKSENAVENENQENSQIEDQKLHQEDSQIKSQKNKIHQENKRKLRSSNKQRRNEEKKLDNFNDGMEVCMMQFDPLSVCAYCNEQFETVNSYYNHQCTVKEGRSFDEFSLQLLCFYCKDVLHNFNEYDKHTRVKHFDKAYHCYLCTERFVNAKARFQHINLEHNNMSCRFCNERISIKVKALHEGYHLGFGYPCHKCKKAYTNEKNLAYHNYKSRLHPKTDNLVNCSICLKSVKRRSIRTHMSTHKHNACYFCGKVFSNKTGIEFHTMIHHGTQSKLKCNVCGTRFFTKQQLEKHAKVDGCDNGIQGLKNRSTAVHH; encoded by the exons ATGGCTGATAATATCACCATAACCCACGGAGACAAGAATGGCAATAGCGATTACACGGCATCACTACTATCAACTCCACTTTTCACCGATTTCGAAATTCAATGCAAACCAGAACCATGTTCCAGTGTACATAACCCAACCGACGAAGACTCGGCGTTT gatGAACCTTCAACATTTCACATTCCGATATCTATACCTATGATAAAAAATCCAATTGTTTTGTTAGAAAGATGTGATAAAATCTGGGAAACATTACAATTGATAAAGATTGTACAAACTGAAAAGCCAATCATTGATgacaaagaagaaaataaagaagaagtAGAATATTCAAAGGAAGCCAAACAATCCGTATCACATGTCACAAATCAATCTGCATCGAAAAGTCATAGTACAGTGCCATTACCTTTCAAATTTTCTGTccagaaaacaaaaaaattatatccgtGCAATGTATGTGGTAAGCAATACTTGGAAAGACGATCCTTAAGAAAACATTCAGAAAGAGTACATGGGATTACTCTTCCATTACTCAACAAACGTGGGCGTGTcaaaaatattgcacaatTATCTAAGAAAAAGGATTTCGACAAAGTTAATCCAGTTACCAACTTTGacagtcttaataatgaaaataatctaCATGCAAAGACAAAATTTGTCAATACTAAAACTATTTCTCGACGATCTGCAGTATTGAAGAAGTTTGTCAAATGTACATTGTGTCAACAGCAAGTTCTATCTATAAGAAAACATCTAAttgattatcataaaattggTGGTTCTTCAAGTGTAGTAGAACAATTAGAATCTTCATTATTAATTGAGAATGGAGCATCATCTAAGGATAAGAAAGCTATATCTTCTTCAGAAAATATATCCTCCAAGAATTCTTCACAATTTGCTAAGATGGATATGCAAGATGGATTTCGCATAATGGATAATGAAGTCGATACTTCTAAAACATCTCAAGTTaaaagaaaacgaaaatataaattttcttatgtaaatgctaagaaaagattaaagtTGAACAACGAACGTTATATACTTACTCGACATGAGTCTGCAGTAACACAGAAACAAGCATCTTTAAATCATACCAATCGTACATCATACCAATGCGACATTTGCTTAGGAGTATATGCATCTCCTCGTAGTTTGTACAAACATAGACGCAATCACATTTTTCGTGGAGaaactaaagaaaattttcacaaTGTCAAATGTAGATATCATAATTCAccatttaataagaaaaataaattattgcatgaaaaattattgtctTCCGTGTCAACTCGtacaacaaataataattccaAGCATGAGACATTTAATCAAAATGGCACAGTGTCCAAGATTAACAAAGCAATTCGGTATAATAGAGAAATGGATAAGAGCAATAATACTACTTGCATATGTGGAAGGTCATTTCGGAATCCTCATACCTTGTTTATTCATAAACAAAGCTGTGAATTATCCAAACAAGAAGATATGTCGGAGCATACAAGTGTCAATAGTGATTCTGGAATTGGTTTGAACATTACAATAAAGAAACTAAATAATTCCTATGAGATTGttggaaaagataataatgaagatAAGCAAAAATCTGGAAtccattttaaagaaaataatttgtctaTATCTAACACATCTGATTTCATTACCAAAGAGTCCGTTAATTTAAGTGCTAGACAAAAAGAATCAGATAAATCtgaattatctaattatagtAGAGATCATAGCTTTTTAAAGTTACATGTCGCAGAAGATGAAGATGCAATCATTGATGTCGAAGATGATGTACAAAttgaatttgatataaatacatcAAACAAAATGGTTACACAGcaagatgataaaatatatatgtcaaaggAGAATAATGATatggaaaatttgaaaaatgaacAAGTTTCTAATGAAATCTGTACATTGAAACAAATGTGTCAAAATGTTCTAGTACATAAATCTGAGAATGcagtagaaaatgaaaatcaaGAAAACAGCCAGATTGAAGATCAGAAACTACATCAGGAAGATAGCCAGATAAAAagtcagaaaaataaaatacatcaggaaaataaaagaaaattacgatCCTCAAATAAACAACGTCGAAATGAAGAAAAGAagcttgataattttaatgatggAATGGAGGTTTGTATGATGCAATTTGATCCATTATCAGTATGTGCATATTGTAACGAACAGTTTGAGACAgttaattcatattataatcatCAATGTACTGTTAAAGAGGGGAGATCCTTTGATGAATTTTCACTACAGTTATTGTGTTTTTATTGTAAAGatgtattacataatttcAATGAATATGATAAGCATACGAGAGTCAAACATTTTGATAAAGCATATCATTGTTACTTATGTACTGAACGATTCGTGAACGCTAAAGCGCGATTCcaacatattaatttagagCATAACAATATGTCTTGCAGATTTTGTAATGAAAGAATTTCTATTAAAGTTAAAGCTTTACACGAAGGTTATCATTTAGGTTTTGGTTATCCTTgtcataaatgtaaaaaagctTATACGAATGAAAAGAATCTTGCGTATCATAACTATAAGTCTCGATTACATCCAAAGACTGATAATCTAGTAAATTGTTCCATATGCTTAAAATCGGTAAAAAGACGAAGTATTCGCACTCACATGTCTACACATAAACATAATGCTTGTTATTTTTGTGGTAAGGTATTTTCTAATAAGACAGGTATAGAGTTCCACACCATGATACATCATGGTACACAGTCTAAATTAAAGTGTAATGTCTGTGGTACGCGTTTCTTCACTAAGCAACAGCTTGAGAAACATGCAAAAGTGGATGGATGTGATAATGGCATACAAGGACTGAAAAATAGAAGTACAGCAGtgcatcattaa
- the Rps24 gene encoding small ribosomal subunit protein eS24 isoform X4 → MTEGTATIRTRKFMTNRLLCRKQMVVDVIHPGQPSVRKTEIREKLAKMYKVTPDVVFVFGFHTNFGGGKSTGFALIYDTLDFAKKFEPKYRLARHGLFEKQKQTRKQRKERKNRMKKVRGTKKSKVGAASKKVDKLI, encoded by the exons ATG ACGGAAGGTACAGCTACTATTAGAACGAGAAAGTTTATGACCAATCGGCTCTTATGCCGAAAACAAATG GTCGTAGATGTAATCCATCCTGGTCAACCATCGGTTCGTAAAACCGAAATACGCGAGAAACTAGCTAAAATGTACAAAGTAACTCCAGATGTTGTCTTTGTGTTTGGCTTTCATACCAACTTTGGTGGTGGCAAATCTACTGGATTCGCACTCATCTATGACACTTTGGACTTTGCAAAGAAATTTGAACCTAAGTATAGGTTAGCAAGGCATGGTCTTTTCGAAAAACAAAAGCAAACAAGAAAACAACGCAAAGAACGCAAGAACAGAATGAAGAAAGTTAGAGGTACTAAGAAGAGTAAAGTTGGAGCAGCATCTAAAAAGGTAgataaactaatttaa
- the LOC140666629 gene encoding uncharacterized protein isoform X2 produces MQPLGVLLLLLTCQLATSIPISDRDGTGLHRGYRSAGFGETIRDWFSMIKNRVVGKWREWFGNDGPTPSLSPQDILNIDKTIGNRIPGYPGLFLDLFTGNYNSDSDSDEWDIRPLLPNLPSPPMFGIDWTPNIHEFEIPKTTQLPTNTPKIDLTTPRQQTSQTVSQTESVLTESTVTLAEPIPFTTQLTATSTDSIAASSEEILTSTESTSSITNDESVTISTESILTSTETITVSIESTVPSTESAVTSTESIIPSIDTMLNSTESIVTSIESTAIVTESTATSTEEIITSTITELPDRTTSTELILPVFNKKIEDNETVNIRTTKKPRPASAEVITF; encoded by the exons ATGCAACCACTCGGTGTACTGCTGTTGCTCCTCACCTGTCAACTTGCTACGTCGATACCAATTTCCGATAGAG ATGGTACAGGTTTACATAGAGGATATCGATCAGCTGGATTCGGAGAAACCATACGAGATTGGTTCagtatgataaaaaatcgAGTTGTAGGAAAATGGCGAGAGTGGTTCGGGAACGATGGTCCAACTCCGAGTCTCTCACCGCAGGATATTCTCAACATTGATAAAACTATAGGAAATCGAATACCTGGTTATCCAGGCTTATTCTTGGATTTGT TTACAGGAAACTACAATTCAGATAGCGACTCAGATGAGTGGGACATAAGACCTCTGCTACCAAACCTGCCATCGCCTCCCATGTTCGGGATCGATTGGACGCCTAATATACACGAATTCGAGATTCCAAAAACCACGCAACTTCCAACAAATACGCCGAAGATAGACTTGACGACGCCGCGACAACAGACATCTCAAACTGTTTCTCAGACTGAATCAGTCTTAACTGAATCTACCGTAACTCTTGCCGAACCAATTCCATTCACTACCCAATTAACTGCAACTTCCACAGATTCGATTGCAGCATCGAGCGAAGAAATTCTAACTTCAACTGAATCGACAAGCAGTATAACAAACGATGAATCAGTTACGATATCTACTGAATCAATCTTAACATCTACGGAAACAATTACGGTTTCTATTGAATCAACTGTTCCATCCACTGAGTCTGCAGTGACTTCCACTGAATCAATTATACCATCCATCGACACAATGTTAAATTCTACTGAATCAATTGTAACATCTATCGAATCTACTGCGATTGTCACTGAATCAACTGCAACGTCAACCGAAGAAATCATAACTAGTACTATTACCGAATTGCCCGATCGAACGACGTCCACTGAACTAATTTTACCTGTCTTCAATAAGAAAATAGAAGATAACGAGACTGTCAACATACGTACTACAAAAAAGCCTCGTCCAGCATCTGCTGAAGTCATAACGTTTTAA
- the LOC140666629 gene encoding uncharacterized protein isoform X1, producing the protein MQPLGVLLLLLTCQLATSIPISDRDGTGLHRGYRSAGFGETIRDWFSMIKNRVVGKWREWFGNDGPTPSLSPQDILNIDKTIGNRIPGYPGLFLDLSSISFDPKQDWGVRVGNWYIIRKVTGNYNSDSDSDEWDIRPLLPNLPSPPMFGIDWTPNIHEFEIPKTTQLPTNTPKIDLTTPRQQTSQTVSQTESVLTESTVTLAEPIPFTTQLTATSTDSIAASSEEILTSTESTSSITNDESVTISTESILTSTETITVSIESTVPSTESAVTSTESIIPSIDTMLNSTESIVTSIESTAIVTESTATSTEEIITSTITELPDRTTSTELILPVFNKKIEDNETVNIRTTKKPRPASAEVITF; encoded by the exons ATGCAACCACTCGGTGTACTGCTGTTGCTCCTCACCTGTCAACTTGCTACGTCGATACCAATTTCCGATAGAG ATGGTACAGGTTTACATAGAGGATATCGATCAGCTGGATTCGGAGAAACCATACGAGATTGGTTCagtatgataaaaaatcgAGTTGTAGGAAAATGGCGAGAGTGGTTCGGGAACGATGGTCCAACTCCGAGTCTCTCACCGCAGGATATTCTCAACATTGATAAAACTATAGGAAATCGAATACCTGGTTATCCAGGCTTATTCTTGGATTTGT cTAGCATATCCTTCGACCCAAAACAAGATTGGGGTGTTCGAGTTGGTAACTGGTACATCATCCGGAAAGTTACAGGAAACTACAATTCAGATAGCGACTCAGATGAGTGGGACATAAGACCTCTGCTACCAAACCTGCCATCGCCTCCCATGTTCGGGATCGATTGGACGCCTAATATACACGAATTCGAGATTCCAAAAACCACGCAACTTCCAACAAATACGCCGAAGATAGACTTGACGACGCCGCGACAACAGACATCTCAAACTGTTTCTCAGACTGAATCAGTCTTAACTGAATCTACCGTAACTCTTGCCGAACCAATTCCATTCACTACCCAATTAACTGCAACTTCCACAGATTCGATTGCAGCATCGAGCGAAGAAATTCTAACTTCAACTGAATCGACAAGCAGTATAACAAACGATGAATCAGTTACGATATCTACTGAATCAATCTTAACATCTACGGAAACAATTACGGTTTCTATTGAATCAACTGTTCCATCCACTGAGTCTGCAGTGACTTCCACTGAATCAATTATACCATCCATCGACACAATGTTAAATTCTACTGAATCAATTGTAACATCTATCGAATCTACTGCGATTGTCACTGAATCAACTGCAACGTCAACCGAAGAAATCATAACTAGTACTATTACCGAATTGCCCGATCGAACGACGTCCACTGAACTAATTTTACCTGTCTTCAATAAGAAAATAGAAGATAACGAGACTGTCAACATACGTACTACAAAAAAGCCTCGTCCAGCATCTGCTGAAGTCATAACGTTTTAA
- the Rps24 gene encoding small ribosomal subunit protein eS24 isoform X2, producing MSFLKRYANRARWYVTEGTATIRTRKFMTNRLLCRKQMVVDVIHPGQPSVRKTEIREKLAKMYKVTPDVVFVFGFHTNFGGGKSTGFALIYDTLDFAKKFEPKYRLARHGLFEKQKQTRKQRKERKNRMKKVRGTKKSKVGAASKK from the exons ATGTCTTTTCTCAAACGGTACGCTAACCGAGCAAGATGGTATGTG ACGGAAGGTACAGCTACTATTAGAACGAGAAAGTTTATGACCAATCGGCTCTTATGCCGAAAACAAATG GTCGTAGATGTAATCCATCCTGGTCAACCATCGGTTCGTAAAACCGAAATACGCGAGAAACTAGCTAAAATGTACAAAGTAACTCCAGATGTTGTCTTTGTGTTTGGCTTTCATACCAACTTTGGTGGTGGCAAATCTACTGGATTCGCACTCATCTATGACACTTTGGACTTTGCAAAGAAATTTGAACCTAAGTATAGGTTAGCAAGGCATGGTCTTTTCGAAAAACAAAAGCAAACAAGAAAACAACGCAAAGAACGCAAGAACAGAATGAAGAAAGTTAGAGGTACTAAGAAGAGTAAAGTTGGAGCAGCATCTAAAAAG taa
- the Rps24 gene encoding small ribosomal subunit protein eS24 isoform X3, with amino-acid sequence MASNKTEGTATIRTRKFMTNRLLCRKQMVVDVIHPGQPSVRKTEIREKLAKMYKVTPDVVFVFGFHTNFGGGKSTGFALIYDTLDFAKKFEPKYRLARHGLFEKQKQTRKQRKERKNRMKKVRGTKKSKVGAASKKVDKLI; translated from the exons atggCGTCTAATAAA ACGGAAGGTACAGCTACTATTAGAACGAGAAAGTTTATGACCAATCGGCTCTTATGCCGAAAACAAATG GTCGTAGATGTAATCCATCCTGGTCAACCATCGGTTCGTAAAACCGAAATACGCGAGAAACTAGCTAAAATGTACAAAGTAACTCCAGATGTTGTCTTTGTGTTTGGCTTTCATACCAACTTTGGTGGTGGCAAATCTACTGGATTCGCACTCATCTATGACACTTTGGACTTTGCAAAGAAATTTGAACCTAAGTATAGGTTAGCAAGGCATGGTCTTTTCGAAAAACAAAAGCAAACAAGAAAACAACGCAAAGAACGCAAGAACAGAATGAAGAAAGTTAGAGGTACTAAGAAGAGTAAAGTTGGAGCAGCATCTAAAAAGGTAgataaactaatttaa